The sequence TATAATTCACCTTTCCAAACAATCTTGGTTGAAAATGATAGGCATCTTCACCTGGCACCTCGATGGTAACGCTGAGCTGAAAATCAGGGGGGAAGGACAGAAGGAGTAGGTACATTAGTAAAAGCTACTGAAGAGATATTTAAAACAAAGTAAAATAAATGGATGATTCACTCACTATTTGTTCGCCAAAATCAATTACAACCCTGTCAGCTGGAATACCCTTTGCAAATATTGTTACCACTACTTCCTCTGGTTTCTGAAAAAATTCATGCCTGCAAAACATATTATCAGTAATAAAGGACATACACAATCATCCTGGCAAGAGGACATCCCGATAATCGAAAACCTACGGCAGCTCACAGCAATTTCCAGAATTGTATTCGAACATATTTTGTTGAAACTTTACATTCCGATATATAGGAGGTAAAGGGttgtttattgtttatatgTACAAGGAAACGCTCTTTCCCATGTCAACTAAGCCACATGACAAGCCCTCTTAATATGTCCTAGTTAATTAAAAGACCAAGTGAACAGAAAAGAAATGCAGAGATATTGCTCAAACAATTTGGAAGACCAATCGACAATTTCATGTAGAGTTTAGGTAAATCATGGGGATACGTTTGGTGATCTTGCGAGAGTGTTTAACCGATTCGAAAAatacaaaggcttaaaccagcTAATAATTTTTTACTGACTTGATAGTCACCAACAAGATCACCAAAAGTAGCATTCCGGGGCTTCTaacaatacaaaaaaaaatatcgcatccaacatatatttatatatttattacaatATTTTACACAAACAGACTAATGGGTTGGTCAATCCACGTGCAAAAATATTAACCTATATCTTGGTTTGGTTGACGAAATCGTTGTTCCTTCACTGGGTATGGCAACAGCCGGGGGCCCATTATTAGGAGTCATCACATGTTCTGGAGCTTTATCAGCTAATTTTTTTGGCAGTTCTTCAACCCCCTCTGAAATAGGCAAGAAACATGAAATAAATGAGAATAAGATCCCCAACAGTAATATCTTAGTTTGTGAGCATAAATAGGTACAATATGAATGAAGGAGGGAGATTATATGATCAGCGCATAAAATACATGTTAAGATTAGAACTTGGATCTAACTCAACTCAACCACAAAAGCTAACTCAAACGGGAGGATTCttcaagtccatatatacaactacCAATAACTTAATACAACCGATGTGAGCCATATCACACACCTTACACCTTGGAATAAACAACTAGAACTTGAACTTGAAGTTTACAAGACATTAGCGGGTGGTCCATAATAGCAGTCCAACACAAAACGGTGGACATAAtatctgataccatgttaaaatttgaactctgataccatattaaaATTGAGTCTTGGCCTAAGTCCCTCTTGAACTAGTTTTTCCGGTGGAGTTTGGTTTAGATCTCgatcttaacatgatatcaaaGATAGACGCACCGTTATGTAGataaaaatactttaaatttaaatgaaacaAGCACCAATTTTTAGTGAAAACGCATATCTAGTTGAGTAGAGCATAACGATCTTTTTTTACTATGATAGAGCAGGTAGCCCCTCTACCATTTGTTTTAGCAACTTATTCTAGGGTCTCCTATACAAGAGCTTGCCAGATCAGTTATGTGAATAAGTGAATTGATCACAGCGTTTATGAAAGAATAAAGGAAAATCCACGAGATATGGGCTTTTAATAAATGAAACGTGATATACATAAGCATTTCTTAGCCAAGGTTGAGTTGCACAAAACAAATTATCCGGACCAAAAAATTCCATAAGCATGTCATTTCCATCAAAGTGTAACATAATTTGGAAATGGCCACGGCCGAAATACAAAAACTAGAGAAAAACAACATGAATTAACTTgtcgataaataaaaaaattaagttccAGTACACATAAGTAAGTTTCCAGCATACAGACAGACACACTAAAGCAATGGATTGATTAAGGGAAAGAAGGCAGCAAAGAGATTCgattttaaattcataaagaacAAACTTTAACCATGTTTAATTGAGGCCAATATATTTAATTGAGCCATGACACCATCACCGTCGAGAAATGAAATGAATATGTATCTAATATACCACAAAAAAATTCGGTCAAGTTACCTGCTATACGTTTTTCACACTCTTTTATCATGTCTGTGAACCTGGAATCTCCAGGTGCTAAAGAAGCACCAGTCTCAAAGGCTGTCTTAGCAGTCTCGTACTCTTCAAGTTTGATACAAGCCATGCTGCGAGCAGAACGTGGAACCGTAATTTGTAAGAATTACATtgaaaaacattatataaaGGAAGACAGATGATATACTAAGTTTGGCCGATACAGTAGAAAGTCATCAACTGCAACCAATCAACCATACGCACTGCGCAAACTAATTTTGGGACCTTCTATGGAAAAAGCCCATGAAAAAATACACTCGGTTTACTATCATTAACAAAGAGGTAATAGGTACAACGTTGAGATCGTGATTTAAAGACTCATTGAGCAGCCACCCGAAAGGGGGGCCAAATTCAATCCTGAATAACCATAAGAATGATATTAAAGCTCCTTCAGATAAGATTTGAATTGAAACATGACTAAAAGTGACTCATGTAGCATGAAGATTAGAGCACTGGTAGTTAGGCCCCAGGAGATTCAATGTACATCCAGATTCGCAGAATTCCTCATGAACGGCATCTCAACAAATGCAAGATATCAAACTAATGCCAAAAGTAAAATAAAGAATATCAACAACAGGAGTTTGTTGTTGAACTTGCAACATAGttcatcataaaaatccaaCCACGAATTTTCAAAGTTCAATAAGCTGAAAGCAGACCAATTAAATGTCTTTTCTGTTTATTGAATCTGTAACATAATTTATAATGAAATTTGTACAAAGAAATTTCAGTCTAAAGAATATGAATCAGATACACTTCAAACCAAAAAATGAAAACCAAATGTAAAAACTCACCCTTTTCGATAAAATGCTTTAGCATTCGCTGCGTCAAGTGCAATTGCCTTATTGGCATCGGCAACAGCCTCTGTGCATCAAATCTAACTATCTCAAAACTAATTTTGTAAAGCACAAATCATCAAATTATCTGGCAAGTTCAATAAACTAATACCAGACAAAAGCACGTCAtatgaacaaaaaaaatcagtCTCAAAGGCAGTACAACCAAAATCTCTATTTATCAACTATTCCATATTCTATTGTCATAAAGGAATCATCGTTGTATATAACTATAATCACACGTGACTTTTAAGAACTCCTCGCCTAAGTCTCCACGTGTAGACACCATCCAAAAATTCCAACTTCTAGCAAACAAAAAAGTAACTTCGTTTGAAATACATAACCTAGCCACTCTGAAGAAAGGAATCCTATCGAGCACAAATCTTTCCCTAAAATCCACAGAATAGTCATGTCGCGCAATTACACataccccccccccccccgggCGGGCGAAATCAGAGTAAAAAGCAATATTGTGGAGAAAAAGACAACAGATGATATTAAACTCGACCCGCAAATACCGGCAAAGTTTCGAAGCTTAATATTGGCCTGAGCACGGTCGGTGAAGAGGTCGGCGCTGTTAGGATTTAGGGAGATTGCCTGGGAGTAAAGGTCAATGGCAAGTTCGAAGTGGTCATCAATAAACGCCTCCCTCGCCTTGGCTTCCAGACCCGACGACGCCATTAACAGATTTTGAGTCAACCCACGATATTCTACGAGTGTGTGTCCGTGAAATTGATCTTCGGAAATAAATTCGTGGAACTCTCTAGATAACAGCGAATGATTTTAGATGGAAGAACAGTCCAAAAGGAAGAGAGATTTCTGTTCAAAAACACATGGAAATAAAATCTTGGGTGACCGCTACCATATATAAGATTAGTATCCTATCGTATTATTttgtaattaaatatataagattaatatcatatctttttattttgtaattataggaaaaaaatatatttttattcttatatGGTAACTTTTTGTGATTTTAGTTATTTTCAAACTCGGTTTTAATttgttatatttgtttatttgaaGTCAACATAGTATTGATGTATACAAGATCAAACAAACGTTTTAACAGAAAAAAGTTATaattgtcaaaaattaaaaatgtatattattattaaaattgaaatgtaaTAATATTGACAACATCAAGAACCAAACTtccaatttttatttgaataaaatacacaaaatattataaaaaaaagtatgtctcttgtgagacggatctctaaCAACGGAATAGTAGCAATCTCATGATCATCAACAAATCCTGTAGATAAAAATGAATGAGATGTTCCAATGTCTATCAATATACGTGtagaataataaaaaacataGCATACACCTGCAATCACTCCTCCTTATGCATCCTGAGCATGATCCTAAGTCAAGGCATGGACTCGAGTCTGCTGTGGTCCTGGAAATTGCTGCTGAGGAGGACCTCTAGATGGTTGATAAATGGATTACTGAAATGACTGAGTATGAGCATATGGTCTGAAAGCTAGTCCTCGGGGAACCTGACCAGACTGCTTGATTCATATTTAGAATAGCTGATATTTTATATTAGGTGAGTAATGAGTTGAAAAAAtgcaaatcataaatttttatgtgaactaataattgtcaaaatattttgatgcaaaaaaaaacaaaaacaaaaaaagcaaaaaaaaaaaaaaaacataatgagGGGAAGAACACAATTACATTCGAATCTCATAACTACGTTTTCAGAGCTTGATAATTGATACATTattccaaattttaaattttacaaaCCCCGATTACATTTTTCCAATGACACAATCAAATGGAGTTCCATCGGTGATACGAAGCGATATAAGGGTTTTAGTATATTTGTGTTGCAAAATTTTCATGGGATTGTGTTTCAAAATTTGCACAAAATTGCTAGAGATACTCTAATCAcacaaaatatttaacatttttttttttgtattaaccGAAGGTTTTCCAAGAAAAgaaatattacattaattttttttttgaaaaattaatttagaattGAAACGGATTTTATTTATTACTTGATAGGTGGATCAAAAATTGGTAATAGCCAACGAGGTATGTTattgtcacatttttttatgtagttttgaaatttttttttctccttgtATGGTAATATAAGTAGACAGACGGATTAATAAGACATGTCTATTATTGTGATCCAGATATATTTCGGGTGAGATCCgttatatatgatatgatattgtgTCATAAAGATGTTTGACTGCCTTGATTCGGTCCGTCTTAGGTAGTTGTTGGCCTCGAGGCTGGATCATATTCCAAGCACGGTTCGCTGAGTTGTCGATCAGCTCGAGCATATTATGTGTGATTATTGATATCGATCATTTGACTCATAATATCCTGATATCTTACACATATTCATGCATTGTATTGTTCATGCATATTATTTTTGCATTTCTATGTCATATGTCGTGGTTTCTTGATGTATCGTATTGGAGTTTCTGACACTCGAGATGGCGCTGTCATGTCTTTTGTGCGTGGACATGATAGGTGGT comes from Primulina huaijiensis isolate GDHJ02 chromosome 5, ASM1229523v2, whole genome shotgun sequence and encodes:
- the LOC140977092 gene encoding protein SGT1 homolog isoform X1 gives rise to the protein MASSGLEAKAREAFIDDHFELAIDLYSQAISLNPNSADLFTDRAQANIKLRNFAEAVADANKAIALDAANAKAFYRKGMACIKLEEYETAKTAFETGASLAPGDSRFTDMIKECEKRIAEGVEELPKKLADKAPEHVMTPNNGPPAVAIPSEGTTISSTKPRYRHEFFQKPEEVVVTIFAKGIPADRVVIDFGEQILSVTIEVPGEDAYHFQPRLFGKIVPAKCRYVVLSTKIEIRLAKAEAINWSSLEFSKNVAVVQKEIATSSGVYQKPTYPSSKPKGVDWDKLEAQVKEEEKDEKLDGDAALNKFFRDIYKGADEDTRRAMSKSFVESNGTVLSTNWKEVGSKKVEGSPLDGMEMKKWEY
- the LOC140977092 gene encoding protein SGT1 homolog isoform X2 — protein: MASSGLEAKAREAFIDDHFELAIDLYSQAISLNPNSADLFTDRAQANIKLRNFAEAVADANKAIALDAANAKAFYRKGMACIKLEEYETAKTAFETGASLAPGDSRFTDMIKECEKRIAEGVEELPKKLADKAPEHVMTPNNGPPAVAIPSEGTTISSTKPRYRHEFFQKPEEVVVTIFAKGIPADRVVIDFGEQILSVTIEVPGEDAYHFQPRLFGKIVPAKCRYVVLSTKIEIRLAKAEAINWSSLEFSKNVAVVQKEIATSSGYQKPTYPSSKPKGVDWDKLEAQVKEEEKDEKLDGDAALNKFFRDIYKGADEDTRRAMSKSFVESNGTVLSTNWKEVGSKKVEGSPLDGMEMKKWEY